ATTAAATTATACTTGAATCTCCCCAATGTTATCAGGTTTACAACCTCCACATGGACACCGAGCTGCTTTGCAAGCAGACATGCCTCAAGTACGGAAACCAGTTTTGCCCCGCAAATTTCCCGGTGGAATGCTTCGGAAAAACTCTTAATGTCCACGCTGAAGGCGTCAAGATAAGGTGCGATCTGCTCAAGGGCTTCAGGAGTGATGTAACCGTTAGTTACATAGCTTGTCCCGAGACCTGCTTCCTTTCCAAATTTTGCCCCGTTGTAAGTATACTCATACCAGACCGTGGGCTCGTTGTAAGTCCAGGAAACCGACTGGCAGCCTACCATTTTAGCCTGCCTGACAATCTGGGAGGGCTGAGGGTTCCCAGAGAAGCATCCTCAGGAACTGCCCTGGAAAGTATCCAGTTCTGGCAGTGCCTGCACCCGAAGTTGCAGCCTATGGTCCCTACCGAGTACGCCGTGGATCCCGGATAATAGTGGTAAAGGGGCTTCTGTTCTATATTCGCCACAGCTTCGCGTGCGACTTCTCCGTAGACAAGGGAGAAAAGCAACCTTTCGCAATTCTCCCTTATCCCACAGATGCCCCGTTTTCCGGGTTTGATCCTGCACCTATGGGCACAGAGGCTGCATTTCACCTCGCTTTCAGCAAGCTTTTCATAAAACATGGCTTCATGAATCATTATACAAAATCCTCTTTTTTGGGCCATGAGATTATGGAAACAGGTATGACAATGTTATCCTCTGTTCATTAGTTTCCTGAAGGGTAATAAGCCTGTGGTCTCATAAACAATATTGACTGCAACATTCTCTTCCTGCGGAGGTTTTTCTCTACACTAGAGAAGGTCTTTTGTTTTGAAAGGAGGAAACATGAAACCAAAAATTAATTCCACAAATTTTGGTTCTATAACGGTCAAAGGGGAGCCCTTCGAGCACGACATTCTTATCCGACTGAACGGGAACGTAGAAAAACGCAGAAAAAAGCTTTCGAAAAAACTCTACGGGACGTCTCATAAAATCTCTCTTGCCGAAGCTAAATACATCTATGAAAAAGGAGCAGATAGGCTAATCCTGGGAACCGGGCAGACAGGTTATGTGGAGCTCTCAAAGAAAGCCAGGGAATATTTTGAGAAAAAAGAATGTAAGGTCAAACTTCTTCCAACCCCGAAAGCAATAAAAATCTGGAACAAAAGCAAGGGCAGTACCATCGCAATGTTTCACGTGACCTGCTGAATTCTGGATTTTCTTCTCATCAGGATTTCTTCAGGATTTCATAGCTTTCTTATGTTTTATTGTGCTTTCTCATATTTTATTGTGCTTTATTCAGGTTTTATTGTGTTTTATCAGTTTTTATCATCCTTTATCATTTTTGTCAGGCATTTTTATATCCAAAAATCTTCTGCATGCAGTTTTCCATTTTTTCAATCTCTTCATCCGTGAGCATGGAAAATATAGACTTGCGCTTTTTTCCTGAGAGTTTGCCCCTGTTCTGGAGGCTGATAGTTATAAAAACGTCCAGCAGGCGGTCTGGCATGTCAACGATTTCCCTGATTACGAACCTGGCACGGTCATAATTTCTCAAGTACTCTAATTCTGCTTCCATTTCCGAGTCAATAGTGTCAAGAATTGTGGCGAAAAGATATTCTGTAAACAGTGTCATGTCAATGTAACGGTAGTAGTTTGCATGGTTTCCCTGTGCGGTAATTCTTTTTTCCTCATCAAGGGTATACTCTACGAAATGTAAAAGGGGCTTTGAAAACAGTTCAAGGGTCTCATCATACCTGTCAAGGTTTTTGAGCATCGTTGCCGAAACCGGAAAAATCACACCTCTGGGGGTAAAACCGGTTTGTCCAAGGACATGATGAATTAGAAAACGATGCACTCTGCCATTCCCATCTTCAAAAGGGTGAAGGAAAACAAAACCAAAAGAAACTACTGCTGCTGAAACTACAGGATGGATTTCCGAAGAGAGAATGCGTTTACAGGTCCTCAGGAGCCCTTCCATGAGATCTGGAAGATCATCGGGTGAAGGGGGAATGAAGTGCACAATTTCCTGGTACCTTCCTATGCTTTCTCCGACATAGTTCTGGGTCATTCGGTAATCGTCACCTGCAAACCTTGGTTCTATTACCGTTTTCTGGAGCTCTATCAGGGAATCCCTGTTGCAGAAATCCTTTTGACCTGCCAGTTTCAAAAGTTCTATAAAACGAATACTGCGTTTCTGGTCAGGCTTGGAGTGTTCTATATCGAAAGATGATTTTGTTTCCTTTGTATAAAAGTAAGATAGGGCTCTCCTGAGCATAGGTTCAGGATATTCTTTTAGAAGGGATTTACAGCGCCTGTCCAGGCCCTCAGCTTCGAAATTATTCAAAAGATTGGTTTTTCGCACAAGAGGACAGAACTCCTTATTTCCCGGAAGGTTATTGTAAACTCTATGCCTCTTGCTCGAAACCCTATCAGCTGTATAGTAAGTTTCCTCTTCCAGCAGGTCTACATACCTTACCGCTTTTAAGTCTTCAAGGGGTAGCTTTTTTTCGGTCAGGAACTCATATAAAAACCAGATTTTCCGTGTATATTTCCCTGAAGGTTTTTTCTTAACAAACTCACAAATCTCATCGGGATCAACTTTTTCAAACAGGAAAGCAAGGACCTGGAGATTTACTCCTTCATACTTCAGGGCAAACTCAAGCTGCTCTCCGGTTGATTCCCCGGGGAAATAACCTGAAGGAAAGATATTCCAGACAGTTCCATCCCTTTCTTCAGTTCTCCTTGGGCCTTTTTCCGAAATAAAAGATTTACAGTAGTGGGGGAAAACCTCAAGGTCGTAAAATTCAATCAGGTAAGTGTATCCGACTTTCAAAAGATGTTCTTCATCTCTTTCAGCAGGCATTTTAACTCCGGGAATTCCATTTTAATATCTTTTTATCTTTGTTGAGTTCTTTTGACCTTTATCAGCAGCTGCACGTTTTTAGAATTAGAGATTTTAGATGCCTCTGTTCTTTTTTGATTGCAGAGTAGATTTTTGAGTTTTGATTGAAGAGAAGATTTTTGCAGAGAAAACTTAAAATCTCAACTGATTATGGAAATTTTGTTCAGGAAATCAGTCCTGATCAAAAAAACATTCAGGAAATTAAAATTTTGTTCAATATTCTACGTAATAGTAAAAAAACATTTGCAAAAAAGGATAAGTTGAAAAAAATGTTCAACTTAAGTACCTTCAATTCGTAAACGAATGTTAAAGAATTTACATTAAATTTTGATAAAGTGGAGGCCTGGAAGCTTTCCGCTCAAATCTCAATTAGCTCATATTCCCTGCTCCCAAGCCCGATTTTCTTAGCGTACTCAAGCTGGTGGGTGCCGTCAACTCTGGGCCATGTCCCTTTGAACTTGTCAGCTCCTGTCTCATGGTTGCACTGAAGAGCAGAGCCCACAAGCCCTTTCTGCCTGTTTACAAGGTCATAGCTTGCCTGGTCGAGGGCAACAGGGTCTTTTGAAGCTAGAATGCCTATATCAGGAACAATAGGGGCATCGCTCCAGGGCACACAGTCGCAGTCAGGCGTGATTTTAAGCAGGAAATTGATGTAGCCTACTCTGCCCTCTTTTCCTTTTACTGCCCCACGTGCATATTCTGTCATGTACTCAAGAAAAATCGGGATGTCATGTTCCCAGTCTATATCAATGGCACCTGCCGGACAGACTTCCATGCATTGCCCGCAGCTTACGCAGGCTTCAACTTCAATTCTTGATAGTTCACCTTCAAGGGCGGCTGCTCCTGTTGGACAGATTTCGACACACTTCCCGCAGCCTATGCACAATTCTTCATTGACCTGCGGACTTGTAGGGAAGTGCTGATCCTTCTTTCCGGCAGCAGGTGCACATCCCATTGCAAGGTTCTTTATAGACCCTCCGAAACCTGCAACAATGTGCCCTTTGAAGTGGGACATTACAATCATCGAATCCGCAGCAACGATATCAGACCCTATCTTTACGGACTTGAAGTGATTTTGATTGATCTCAACCTCTGATATGTTCTGGCTCCTGAGCCCATCAGAAATTATAAGCGGAGCCCGGACGACAGAATAATCAAAACCATGTTCTATGGCTGTTGTCAGGTGGTCAACTGCATTATGCCGGCTCCCTGAATAGAGGGTATTTGTGTCAGTGATAAATGGTTTCGCTCCGGCTGTCCTTACTTTATCCACCACCTGCCGGACAAAAACAGGGTTGATATAGCCGTCGTTCCCGTATTCCCCAAAATGGATCTTGATAGCGGTCAGGTCTTCTGCTCCAAGCAGTTCGACAAAACCCGCCTCGTCAAAAAGCTTCTGGATCTTGCTAATCTTACTTTCGTGAGGATTTTTTGCCCTCAGGTCTGCGAAATAGACTTTACTTGCCATTCAAGTACCTCCCTTTAAAAGAAATCAGATTCTATTCTTTACCCGTTCTATGCAGTCAAGAAAGTCTTTTTCGTTTTTAGGTGTTACGCTGTTAGGCGAAGGATAATACTACTCCTCGAGAGGAGGTATTCAGCATGTCAGGACTGTACAGGTAAAAATGAGATTCAGGATGATTGGCAAAAAATGTTTAACTTCACTGCTTTCCCGTAAATTTCTTATACTTTTTTATGTCCACTGCTATTTGTTTGTATCTTTCCTTTTCAAGCCTCTTCAGCCCGATTTCAGCTTTTTTCGTCTGGAATATTAGCTCTTCGGTTAACCTGTGATAGCTGGCAAGCCTTTCCTCAGAAATAAGCCCATCCTCAACCGCCTTAAGTACAGCACAGCCCGGCTCGTCCCGGTGAGTGCAGTCTTTAAACTTGCAATTGCGGGCTGCGTCAACAATCTCGGAAAAAGCTTTCTCAAGCCCTTCGGCAGAGTCTCCGAGCTGGATTTCCCTGATCCCTGGGTTGTCTACAAGAACCGCTCCGTTTGGAAGAGGGAACATCTGACGGACTGTAGTTGTGTGCCTACCTTTTTCATCGTCTTCTCTGATACCCCCAGTTTTCTGGACAGTCTCACCAAGAAGAGAGTTGATAAGCGTGGATTTTCCGACACCAGAGGAACCTACGAGTGCAACTGTTTCCCCCGGTTTCAGGTAAGGACTGAGTGCATCAAGCCCGGTTTTTGAAAGAGCGCTTAACGGAACAACCGGCACGATCCCTGCAATCGACTGAATTTTTTCTACCACCTGGGTTGGGTTATCCTCAAGGTCGATTTTGTTAAGTAAAATCACAGGTCTTGCCCCGGAAGAGTATACAATTGCGAGATACCTTTCAAGCCTTCGAAGGTTGAGATCCTTACCAACGGAAGTCACGATAAAAATAGTATCAAGGTTTGCAGCAATTATCTGTTCCCCGCCTCCGTCTCCTGCTGCTCCTCTTGAAAGGCAGGTTCTCCTGGGCAGGATGTTCACAACCATGCGTGAACCAGTCTCGGGCTGGTCAAGCAAAACGACAAAATCCCCTACAACCGGCTGCTTCCCGATTTTCTGGAGTGCACCGGAAATTCCTGCCTGTACGACAGTTCCAGGAATGAGAACATCGCAGACTGTTTTGTGCCTTGAAGAGATTCTTCCGGGAACGTAAGGACCTTTGTAGGCAGAAAAAGCCAGTTCAAGCTCCTCATTCCATCCTGGAATTTTATCGGTAAGACTGTTAACCGAAGTATTGCCTGAACATGCCGCTTCGCAGTGGTCATTCATGAAATGTAACTATCGGTTTGACATGGATAAGTCTTTTGATACTTCAACCGTTATAATTTCGATTAAACCTGAAAAGCTCTTCTAGCTCTTCTTTTACGGCTGTAAAAGCTCACCCCGCCAAGAAAATCCCGCAATTACAAACTATTTTTATATTAAAGTAACAAATCCAGAGTAATGACCAGATTGGCACTTTTATTGATAGCTGTAACTTTAATTGTCACCACTATAACTGTTTATCTTATTTCCTTCCGCAGAGGAAAAAAGGCAGATAAAACTGGTAAATACATGAGTGAACATGGAAAAAAGGAAGGGAAAAACATGGAAAATGAAAAAGAGGATGCAATGAGCTCTGGACTCGCCCTTGGCATGTCATTAGGTTTGATAATTGGTATCCTGATGGACAATATAGCCCTGGGAGTTGCTCTCGGCTCTGCTCTTGGAATGGCTCTGGGAGCTGTACTTGGAAAAATATGATTTGATCATAGTAGTATCTCGTAAAAGTCTTAACCCAGATAAGATTTCTATAATAACTGTTCACCAACAAGAAGCAAAAAGGAGACGGGGTAATAATGCCAGAAGGTAAAAAAAATATCGATCTATGGAGATATGATTTCGAAACGGATACTTTCTTTTTCCGTGATAAAAATCTACAATACCATACTTCGATAGATATGGGGAATTTGATACTAGATCTGGGGGAAGATGGAACTCCCATTGGTATAGAATTACTTGACGCCTCTAAAAATTTTAATGTTTCAAAAATTGTAATGAAAGGAATTGAAGGCTTTAATGCCACTATCGACGTTTCAGAAACCGAGATAAAAGTAACAATAAAAGCATTTGTTAAACTCAGAAACACTAAAGTTGAAAAAGTAAGTGTTTCGTATGGAGTCAATGACGTAAATTTGCAAACTGGGCAAACAGCTATGGTTAGTTAAAAATAGAATCCCTGATCTCTATTTTTGCTTTTTTATTAATCGTTGTGCGATTCTTTTAATAAAAATTTAACTCATTTTGCCTTCACATTTGCATTTTGAATCAACGTGATTCACTTGTTTTCTCCCTTTAACTCAATCCCACATGCTTCTGCTGGAGTATTAGTGAACTACTGGTCCTCCCACTATGCTTATAATCTACACTTCATCCAGGTATCTCTGCAGCTTATCCGCAAGTTTGCCAATATGAATACCATCAACAAATGCATGATGAACCTAGCTGCAAAAGGCATCATAAATTTGCCTTCTTTTTCATGATATTTTCCCCAATCAATTATGGGTTGCGCTTTTTCCCTGTTTCCAAAGTACTTGTGCGAAATATGTGTAAATGCTATCCACGGCAGGACAGAGAATTGATATACATCGTTTTCTACAGGGCCTTAATAACTTGTTTGATGACAATAGAGATTGCTCCTCATTTTTTGTGGGGACAAAAATAAAGGGCATTTTTACAATCTTATTTTTATAGATTTTTTTGGTAAAAAAGAGAATCTAGAGAATTTCTACAGAGCCTGTATTTTTTACAGTCATATACCCACTAACTCACTGTGGGTGTGCCAGCGCAAGTTTTCTTGTTATAATTAAAGGTAATTTTCATACTTAGTGTTAAACCATAACGGTTTTATGTTATTAATTTTTATAGCTTTTAATATCTTAAAATTTAGTTTTTATTGGGTAGATACTATGACAAAAAACACTTCTCTTCATACAAAGAATTTTTTGGGTAACCTTCGCAATGTGGTTATTCGCTACAAGGATTTTTTACTGGACCCTGGAACGTTATTTACTGTAGCAAGCGGTGTTTTGCTTATAATAGCAATAGCGGTTTATCCCCAAAACATGCTGTCAGATGGCAATAATACAGGTGAAGGTAACTGGTTATATCTATTATCGGCATTGACAGGATCTTCATTTATATGGTGGTCTGCCTATCAGGGAATTAAAGAAAGGGACTTCACTGCTGATATTCCGGTTACCATCGCAACAATTGCTGCTATTGCTATTGGGCAATATTCAGCTGCTGCTGTCGTAGCCGTGCTTTTACTTCTCGGCGGCATGCTGGAGGAGCTGGTCTCAGCGAGAGCAGGAAAAGCACTTGAATCACTGGCGAAACTGTTACCCGATAGAGTCACTGTTAGGCGCGATGGGCATGACATTTCAGTGCCTCTTGAAGATGTTCAGGTAGGAGATATAATTCTGGTCAAGTCCGGAGAACGTATCGCTGTTGACGGAACTGTCCTTTCAGGTACTGCCTCGGTAAATCAGGCTGCCATTACCGGAGAAAGCCTGCCTGTCGATAAACAATCTGGAGATACGGTTTTTGCAGGGACTCTTAACGAAACGGGCGCAATGGAAATACTGGCAACAAAAGTTGGAAATGAAACGGCCCTTGGGCAAATCCACCGTTTAATTGAAGAAGCTCAGACACAGAAACCAAACGTAGAACGGCTTTTGAATCGGCATGCTAAAATTTACACGCCTACTGCAATTGTTTTAGGTGGCTTGCTCTGGTGGTGGAGTGGTGACATGATGCGAGCAATAACCATGCTAATTGTATTCTGTCCGTGCGTAATGGTACTTGCTACTCCTACAGCATTGGTAGCTTCGGTTGGTAATGCGGCGTTAAAAGGCAATCTCATTAAAAAAGGAGCTACTATAGAGTCTATGGCAAAAATCGACACAGTTATTTTTGATAAAACCGGAACACTTACTTACGGTGAGCCAAAACTTGCCAGTATCACAGCATTAAAAAATAACAGTGATGAAAACTTATTACTATTAGCTGCTATTGCAGAAAAATTCAGTGAGCATCCATTTG
The genomic region above belongs to Methanosarcina horonobensis HB-1 = JCM 15518 and contains:
- a CDS encoding radical SAM protein, with protein sequence MVGCQSVSWTYNEPTVWYEYTYNGAKFGKEAGLGTSYVTNGYITPEALEQIAPYLDAFSVDIKSFSEAFHREICGAKLVSVLEACLLAKQLGVHVEVVNLITLGRFKYNLILFYTV
- a CDS encoding Mth938-like domain-containing protein; protein product: MKPKINSTNFGSITVKGEPFEHDILIRLNGNVEKRRKKLSKKLYGTSHKISLAEAKYIYEKGADRLILGTGQTGYVELSKKAREYFEKKECKVKLLPTPKAIKIWNKSKGSTIAMFHVTC
- a CDS encoding Fic family protein, whose product is MPAERDEEHLLKVGYTYLIEFYDLEVFPHYCKSFISEKGPRRTEERDGTVWNIFPSGYFPGESTGEQLEFALKYEGVNLQVLAFLFEKVDPDEICEFVKKKPSGKYTRKIWFLYEFLTEKKLPLEDLKAVRYVDLLEEETYYTADRVSSKRHRVYNNLPGNKEFCPLVRKTNLLNNFEAEGLDRRCKSLLKEYPEPMLRRALSYFYTKETKSSFDIEHSKPDQKRSIRFIELLKLAGQKDFCNRDSLIELQKTVIEPRFAGDDYRMTQNYVGESIGRYQEIVHFIPPSPDDLPDLMEGLLRTCKRILSSEIHPVVSAAVVSFGFVFLHPFEDGNGRVHRFLIHHVLGQTGFTPRGVIFPVSATMLKNLDRYDETLELFSKPLLHFVEYTLDEEKRITAQGNHANYYRYIDMTLFTEYLFATILDTIDSEMEAELEYLRNYDRARFVIREIVDMPDRLLDVFITISLQNRGKLSGKKRKSIFSMLTDEEIEKMENCMQKIFGYKNA
- a CDS encoding DUF362 domain-containing protein, whose protein sequence is MASKVYFADLRAKNPHESKISKIQKLFDEAGFVELLGAEDLTAIKIHFGEYGNDGYINPVFVRQVVDKVRTAGAKPFITDTNTLYSGSRHNAVDHLTTAIEHGFDYSVVRAPLIISDGLRSQNISEVEINQNHFKSVKIGSDIVAADSMIVMSHFKGHIVAGFGGSIKNLAMGCAPAAGKKDQHFPTSPQVNEELCIGCGKCVEICPTGAAALEGELSRIEVEACVSCGQCMEVCPAGAIDIDWEHDIPIFLEYMTEYARGAVKGKEGRVGYINFLLKITPDCDCVPWSDAPIVPDIGILASKDPVALDQASYDLVNRQKGLVGSALQCNHETGADKFKGTWPRVDGTHQLEYAKKIGLGSREYELIEI
- the rsgA gene encoding ribosome small subunit-dependent GTPase A, with the protein product MNDHCEAACSGNTSVNSLTDKIPGWNEELELAFSAYKGPYVPGRISSRHKTVCDVLIPGTVVQAGISGALQKIGKQPVVGDFVVLLDQPETGSRMVVNILPRRTCLSRGAAGDGGGEQIIAANLDTIFIVTSVGKDLNLRRLERYLAIVYSSGARPVILLNKIDLEDNPTQVVEKIQSIAGIVPVVPLSALSKTGLDALSPYLKPGETVALVGSSGVGKSTLINSLLGETVQKTGGIREDDEKGRHTTTVRQMFPLPNGAVLVDNPGIREIQLGDSAEGLEKAFSEIVDAARNCKFKDCTHRDEPGCAVLKAVEDGLISEERLASYHRLTEELIFQTKKAEIGLKRLEKERYKQIAVDIKKYKKFTGKQ
- a CDS encoding DUF2283 domain-containing protein — encoded protein: MPEGKKNIDLWRYDFETDTFFFRDKNLQYHTSIDMGNLILDLGEDGTPIGIELLDASKNFNVSKIVMKGIEGFNATIDVSETEIKVTIKAFVKLRNTKVEKVSVSYGVNDVNLQTGQTAMVS
- a CDS encoding heavy metal translocating P-type ATPase; the encoded protein is MTKNTSLHTKNFLGNLRNVVIRYKDFLLDPGTLFTVASGVLLIIAIAVYPQNMLSDGNNTGEGNWLYLLSALTGSSFIWWSAYQGIKERDFTADIPVTIATIAAIAIGQYSAAAVVAVLLLLGGMLEELVSARAGKALESLAKLLPDRVTVRRDGHDISVPLEDVQVGDIILVKSGERIAVDGTVLSGTASVNQAAITGESLPVDKQSGDTVFAGTLNETGAMEILATKVGNETALGQIHRLIEEAQTQKPNVERLLNRHAKIYTPTAIVLGGLLWWWSGDMMRAITMLIVFCPCVMVLATPTALVASVGNAALKGNLIKKGATIESMAKIDTVIFDKTGTLTYGEPKLASITALKNNSDENLLLLAAIAEKFSEHPFGKAIVKAAEEKGLSIPDPESFESISGMGIRVKTSGKNIFVGRPKQLFGLNISYSDEIEKIIKEQSQQGRNVVMIGIENEVAGLLAFEDKIRPESKKSIENLHKLGIKTIMVTGDSKAVAERIAKSLDINEVYAEVMPQEKVEIVKRLQLGGHKVIFVGDGVNDGPALVTADVGVAMGLTGTDVAIETAEVGLLSDDLLKIPYLISISKKAINTIWQNVAFSLSILSMAVILTIPGILTPVTGALLHELSSIPVIMNSARLITYKPED